The Pelecanus crispus isolate bPelCri1 chromosome 30, bPelCri1.pri, whole genome shotgun sequence genome contains a region encoding:
- the COX7A1 gene encoding cytochrome c oxidase subunit 7A1, mitochondrial: MRVLRAAPLGLLRARGPAIPPRHLHNRVQEHQKLFQEDNGLPVHLKGGAVDSALYALTTLICSVGTCYSLWSLAQASRPKKN; this comes from the exons ATGAGGGTCCTCCGG gccgcccctctggggctgctgcgggCACGGGGTCCCGCCATCCCCCCCCGGCACCTCCACAACCGCGTCCAAGAGCACCAGAAGCTCTTCCAG GAGGACAACGGGCTCCCGGTGCACCTCAAGGGGGGGGCCGTGGACTCGGCCCTCTACgccctcaccaccctcatctgCTCCGTGG GCACCTGCTACTCGCTGTGGTCGCTGGCTCAGGCCTCGAGGCCCAAGAAAAATTGA